The DNA window ttcatattagacgcacggactaaaaatagccgatatataAAGCTCAGATATtcttggaaaataaaaaaaagttcgctaaagtatcgttgtattaattatgtatcgatccaaatatcataaaaaaaataccctgATACACCGttgcatcggtggatcgtcccatccctaGTCACTTATTATACAGAGAGTTGAGACAGTCATGGGGTAAACAGAAAACAAGCAGTCACAGGTTAGACAGCAAGGTTAGACAAAAAATAGGTACAGTCACAGGTAAAATAGAAAATAGATGGAGTCTGGGTTAGAGAAAAAATTTATACAGTCGAAGGTTAGACAGAAAATAGAGGTGTCACTGGCTAGAAAATAAATAGTCATAAGTTAAATGGACAACAGACAGTCATAAGTTAAATGGACAATAGACAGTCAAAGGTAAGACAGAAAATAGACAGAGATTACATAAAAGACACATTGGTTAGACAGAAAATAGACAGAGATTACATAATAGACACATTGGTTAGACAGAAAATAGACACAGTCataaattatgtagaaaatacaTGCAGTATTAGTTTAAAAAGAAGGTGGACAAATTCACAGGTAAGACAAAAATAGACACAATCTTAAGTTAATAGAAAGAAAATAGAAACAGTCACAGGTAAGACAGAAAATTTTTTTATAGTCATAGGTTAAACAGGATGTCCTTTAATTTAACTTGATATATGTATGAATTGACACAGATTAGAAAGCATGTTTCCTTTTACAGGTCTGGATAGCTTTTAACATATCGTCATAGGTTATAAATAATATGTCTTTTCTTTAAGTTGTAAATAAATAGTCAGATGTTATACATTTGTAACTGTTCTTACACTTTCGTCTTAAATAAGTACAGTCACACATTAGACAGTTAGTTTTTCTCTGATTTGAACTGGCAAGATTTGCCAAGATTAGAGTGAAATGTATCAATACTATGaccatttttgattttttgtaacTTCCTTGATTATACTTATGTAAGAAAGGTATATTTCTATCACCATATTTAGAAAAAGGATTGACTTAGCTGAAATCCACAATATAGAGTATTAATATAAATGATCTATTAATCATACTCTGGTACATTTTGTTATGATATTCCATTACTATGTAGATATGTTTTCATTGTAGGGAGTGAATCTTTTGAACATTATCCAAGATCCATCCTTATATGGCTCTGATGGAGAGAAGAAAGAGCTCCCTGTGATCTCTGCATTGAACTCTCTCAAATCCTCCCTGTCAGCGAATAAAGAGGAGGACATTCTACAGGTATTAGCCCAGCTGAAGCTGGAATGTGACAAAGATCTAGCTGTCAGGTGTACCGCCGGCAATAATGATGCTTATAATACTCTCCTCCAAGCTGTGGAAAAGTACAAAGACAACCTATCTCTTCTGAAACAAACTTTGTTATCCATGATTTCACTGACAAATGGACAACCTGATTTGTTAGATAACAAAGGGAAGGAACTCTTTCTAGAATTGCTGGAACTTCATTCATCAAATCCTGAAGTTTTAGAACTTGCCCTTCTGTTCATGAGGAACACATGCATTAAACATGAAGCAAACAGACAATCCTTTGTTAAATTAGGTTTGATAGAAAAATTAGCCTCCATTTTGAAAACACACAGAAGTCAAGCTAACATTGTCATGGTAACGTGCCAGACCCTGCAGGTGTTGACATTTGATGATGACATCCGAGTCCTGTTCGGTCAGGCTCATGAGCATGCTAAGATGATTGTGACAGAAGGGAATGCACTCAAACTCATCATCGATCTCTGTAAAGGTTGGTATTGAAGGAGTGGAATAGTTTAATATGATCATGTTTTCACTTAGCAGTTTGTGAAGTGGGACTATATTAACAATCTTAAATCTGCCAATGGGTCATTTACATGTTAGGAGactattgatattttgttgttgtgATGTAAAATCCCATTTCTGTCAGTTTTGTAAAGAACTTGGATGGCATTTCAGTTTCTCTAGATCTCATCTGGCATTTCACTGTAAGATCAGAAGTTCTCCTAAACATGGAATTTACATCCTCCGTTTCCTATTAATTACAGAAGTGATCAAATCTAGCAATacagtgaagaaaaaaattaatgtcaagatatttttattctaaattaatgaagcaaaaattaatcatatttgtattttaaataaaaaggacaTGTAGTTATGGTTTCATTAGATTCATTGGTGTTTCAAGTACATGCAGATTTGAATAACGACATGGTATGCTGTATGCTATTAAAATTTGTAGATTTCAAGGAGAAGCCAGAGGTGATGAGCGAGCTGTTTGCGACGATCAGTAAACTGGTGGTCCGTAATGAGTTTTGTCAGGCCGTGATGGAAATGGGAGGGATCCACCTCATTCTGTCCGCATTTCAGGACAGCATCGCCAAAAAGGTGAAGGACAGTTCACAGTTATAATGTGACTCGAGTCAAACAGaacaattttatacaaaattttcaTAAACTTTAGCAAGACAGTTGACTTTTAGTGTGTAACTATCTAAATCTTGAATGAATCGAAACAAATCATAATATTAAGATTACCTTACAAGtcataatattaatattaccTTATAAgtcaaaatattataattaccTGACAAGTCATAATATTAGAATTACCCTACAAGTCATAATACTTGTATTAAGATAACCTGAATAGGCACAGCTTTAGAATTTGATTAATCTTGTTCATGACAAAAATAGACAGCCTTCATCATAATGCTGTTTGGCacaactttatatatatatggtttattAAAATGGCTCTATATGTCATTGGTACAGTGTAAGCTTAGTTATTATAAAGCTTGTTTTTTCCCCTAGGATATTGCCAAACAAGCCCTGAGTGTCACCAAAGCTCTGGCTGGGAATGACAATGTCAAGGAGGCGGTGGTCCAAAATGGGGGGGTCCAGGTCATCCTGGCTGCCATGACCAAGCACCAGGCCAACCCCCGAATTGCCGAGCTCGGGGCGGCAACTCTCGGTGCGATCGTGCTCAGAAACGAGAGCAATTGTAAGAGGGTGATGGAGTTAAATGCACACCATGTCCTCCTGCAAGCCATGAAAATCCACAGTCAAGATGTTAATGTACAGGTACTGACTTGTCATAAGGCTCTCGATCTTTACAGGAACATATTGCCTCTCTACATGTTTGAGgaattttttgtattcatttatttatgcatgttatCCATGCCTGTTTATgacttttaaacataaaatagatGAATAAGAATTCTTTTTAGAAAATAAGTAGTATTATTTGggtatttttactttaaatttaagTAGAGAGAAGGTTATCAATTGATGTAAACTAAAAGTTAAGGTTTTCCATAAGTgtgatatatttcatacatgtacaccaTTAAACTAGTTGTTAAAAATAGCTTTTGTTTGTTTCCTCCACAGAGACAGTGTTGTATGGCTATCAGGAATCTCGTCGCAAGGACCCGTGAGTATTGCAACTTGTTCCTTGAGCTCGGAGCGGAGAGCTTGATTCAGGATGCACAGAGAAACCACAAGTCATGTCAAGACGAAACCAAGGCGGCGCTGAGAGACCTAGGCTGTGAGGTTCATTTAGAGGAGAGATGGAAAGGCGAGAATAAGGGACTTGCCCAGTGAACAAATAACCATTCAGTGTTTTATCTGACTCATAATGTgttgctacatgtacaatgatcTTTTCTACTGTGATCTTATAATGTTGATTTCATGTAATAAATTATTGTAGatcgtttttttcattttattaaagaattttttacttctttttctCTACTTTTCCTTTTATAATTTGAGGTATATTTATTGAATCTTATGAATATGTTATTTATGCATAAACACTTCAATTATTAAAGATATTTAATAATGTTAATATGAAGATGTAATCTTTCATATTGGTGtttttgacataaaaaaaaaaacagacttGGATGAACGACATTGCTAACATGGATTTGTAAAATACAAAGTTGACctgcaattttcattttttttcccgtGGAAACAATCTTTGTTGTAAGAACCATggaacacaatatttttttcattgacaggAAGCGCAATGTATACGCGGAAACGAATAATATATGTACGGTCTAATGTAATTTACACACACCTCCACTTCcggtaatttgttttttttttctactgaaGTGTCATTTAACATCTACGAATTTAATGAGTGCATAACTCCAGTTTTTACGAGTAAGCAATGGAAATTAAGACGTAAAATCCTTCTGTGGTCACCAAGGCTTCGTTATCGACTCAACCGCTGCCTTTTTAGCGGTAAGTTTGTGCAGAGCCAacttattttaaacatcaaaagATTCGGTGGATGATGGATGTTGACTGTTCGTCACCATCACCGTGACTCAGACTCTAAACAGTAAACAGCACCATGTTGGGTTCAGATCTCAGTACTCCCCACGAATCCTTCACGAATAATGTAAGAGATATTTTTTTCGTTGATTAATAACATcttgatatatatacatattaagcacaggcctctgaatttctatcaataagccGTTAAATGTAGGGGAAGAGTGAGATATATACCTTATCTCTATATAAATACTCCTCACTCTTCCCCTACATTTAACggcttattgatagaaatttagAGGCCTGTGGGTTAAGGTATGATTCCTgttattaatgtggataaaaaaaatgacatactcAAATATCATCACATTCTCTGTTTCATTATTATTagattgtaaaatatttgaccaaaaatgtatcatgaaaataaatagaaatttatttataaGATGATAAATGGTTGGAGTAGGAGCTCCTGCAGGTTTTAAACTCATGACTGGCTCATCAGTAGGTTACGCTTCAACTTTTAGCGCTACACTGTAAGACATTTATAGAAAGAAGAAATCTGTAAAGAACTATACATGATATTattcaaatttggcccccataattggctatttttgaaatgattcaGATACATTagatttttgtgttattttatgaaagaattgacataaaatatgttttttacctatttatttgatttatatgcactcactggtttggcagtatatgacgtcagaagtgacgctatttttataattcaatcaaaatcagtcaaaaattgacatttttcttatcttttttcgaatgggaaatatagagcgactctttgaacaagaacaaactttttgtcacttataagtactggagaaaaaaatctttggtaagaatattttgtttgttcaggcagtcgctcaatgtttccttaaagaaaaactgcttcaaaacaagtagtttttatgctaaaaatgagaaaatggcgggaaaaggtaaactttatgatgtcatgtttttaaattgtgggcactaaaatcaaaatgaaaattatgaaaaaacttcaattgtatatttgtacaaataaaacaaagaattacagtaaaataacaATATTCATTTAAGGGGAcaattttaggctcaaaccagaTATAGTACTTTGtcgtcaaattttcattttaaaagtaagtCATCAAAGTGTTTGATACATATAGATTattacatggcaatttttatatcgcatcctATATTAGCCCAAAGTCGCGGTGTATCAGCCCGAGAGCCGTCAGGCTTGAGGGCTGATATACCGCGACCGAGGGCTAATATAGaatgcaatataaaaattgccatgttattatttttatatcatataattatagaaaatattaaagagACAGTAAAAAACATCATGTGATGAATGATTATTGTTAACAAATCGCTCCGTGTCTATATATTTGATAAACTTCCATGAAATTTTTGCGCCAGCTGTTTGTATACTAGGTTGATGTCAACGTAACTTTTCAGCATCATACTGGGAGATTGGAGTTGAACAACGCATACCGAACTCTATGTCATAATAGCCGATGATTAACGGAAAGGGGTGTGATATAACATCCGAAGACTGCCGGAGAGGGGTGTGATATAAGatttatatcacacccctaggGTTTATATCACACTCCTAGGCAAATTTTTGGTTTATATCACACAAGGCGGAAAagggtatattttctataagtatacgATATATCTTTAAATGACGAACTTTGCGCTGGAATTGTTTCATCAATATAGCCTCACTGCTGATGTCATCGGGAAATGGTCACTAGCATAGCTAGGGGTTTTTAAGGACACACAAGACGTTCCTCaatgttatataattttccttgatacattattccttatttataaaattaattcaggGTACCAGGCTCTTTCTGAAGCTAGAATGAttagaattttctttaaaataacgTGCATAATGCATTTGAATGCGTAATATAAATAAAgtcattatataattattttcaattgaacactttatgtctttatacatgtaaaaaagtatcatataacatgaaaataaaattatgtaagTTACTTaatggaaatcttcacattgtggagataggaaaaaatagaaaaaaaatgaaagatagGTCGCGTCTGCCCTTAATACTGCATCCTAttaaacctacatgtacaagtccAGATTTGTTGGTGTGGCCTTTGTTGCCGATCACTGGAATGCGTGCTTAGGTTAGCGAATGTGGTCACTCATATTACAATTTCCGATTAGGAAACGATATGGCATCAAGTTTTTATGTTCTACAAATGAGGATTTTTTGTTAATGTTTGTCCTACTAAATTCATCATCAGTTTGTGATTGGTTTAATGATTTTTATGGGAAATACTG is part of the Crassostrea angulata isolate pt1a10 chromosome 3, ASM2561291v2, whole genome shotgun sequence genome and encodes:
- the LOC128178776 gene encoding armadillo repeat-containing protein 6-like; amino-acid sequence: MAKVITQATFDDVVKENMVEFEMSAEEAVNDAVEQFQSQGVNLLNIIQDPSLYGSDGEKKELPVISALNSLKSSLSANKEEDILQVLAQLKLECDKDLAVRCTAGNNDAYNTLLQAVEKYKDNLSLLKQTLLSMISLTNGQPDLLDNKGKELFLELLELHSSNPEVLELALLFMRNTCIKHEANRQSFVKLGLIEKLASILKTHRSQANIVMVTCQTLQVLTFDDDIRVLFGQAHEHAKMIVTEGNALKLIIDLCKDFKEKPEVMSELFATISKLVVRNEFCQAVMEMGGIHLILSAFQDSIAKKDIAKQALSVTKALAGNDNVKEAVVQNGGVQVILAAMTKHQANPRIAELGAATLGAIVLRNESNCKRVMELNAHHVLLQAMKIHSQDVNVQRQCCMAIRNLVARTREYCNLFLELGAESLIQDAQRNHKSCQDETKAALRDLGCEVHLEERWKGENKGLAQ